The following are encoded in a window of Peromyscus eremicus chromosome 12, PerEre_H2_v1, whole genome shotgun sequence genomic DNA:
- the Zdhhc23 gene encoding palmitoyltransferase ZDHHC23, translated as MKPVKKKKTEEPELEPLCCCEYIDRNGEKNHVAACLCDCQDLDEGCDRWLTCKSVRPETCERITDTISDRLRIPWLRGAKKVNISIVPPLVLLPVFLHVASWHFLLGVVVLTSLPVLALWYYYLTHRRKEQTLFFLSLGLFSLGYMYYVFLREVVPKGRVGPAQLALLTCGLLLILLALYRAKKDPGYLSNPACNDRSPSNSQIECPIRKGQEKTKGFPGTDTSGSLNNRTLKDDIKGSSRVGLDSPAKVKEDWCAKCQLVRPARAWHCRICGICVRRMDHHCVWINSCVGESNHQAFILALLIFLLTSVYGISLTLNTICRDRSLFTALFYCPGVYANYSSALSFTCVWYSVIITAGMAYIFLIQLINISYNVTEREVQQALRQKTGRRLLCGLIVDTGQYNRGFLRNWYQFSTLGAHTVHAPAEDIV; from the exons ATGAAgccagttaaaaaaaagaaaaccgaGGAACCCGAGTTGGAGCCCCTGTGCTGCTGTGAGTATATAGATCGAAATGGGGAAAAGAACCACGTGGCTGCCTGTTTGTGTGACTGTCAAGACCTCGATGAAGGCTGTGACAG ATGGCTTACCTGTAAATCAGTGCGGCCAGAGACTTGCGAAAGAATCACAGATACCATTTCTGATCGCCTCCGAATTCCTTGGCTTAGAGGAGCCAAGAAAGTTAACATTAGCATCGTCCCGCCGCTCGTGCTTCTGCCGGTTTTCCTTCACGTGGCTTCCTGGCACTTCCTGCTGGGGGTGGTGGTTCTGACCTCCCTTCCCGTGCTGGCGCTCTGGTACTACTACCTCACTCACAGAAGGAAAGAGCAGACACTGTTTTTCCTGAGCCTTGGACTGTTCTCACTGGGCTACATGTACTATGTGTTCCTGCGGGAAGTGGTTCCCAAAGGGCGTGTAGGGCCTGCTCAGCTGGCTCTTCTGACCTGCGGGCTACTCCTAATACTCTTAGCCTTGTACCGAGCCAAGAAGGATCCAGGCTACCTCAGCAATCCAGCATGCAATGACAGATCCCCAAGCAACAGCCAGATCGAATGCCCCATCAGAAAAGGGCAGGAGAAGACCAAAGGGTTCCCTGGAACAGATACCTCGGGGAGCCTCAACAACCGCACGCTGAAGGATGATATCAAGGGCTCCTCCAGGGTGGGACTTGACAGCCCTGCCAAGGTGAAGGAGGACTGGTGTGCCAAGTGCCAGCTAGTACGACCCGCCCGGGCATGGCATTGCCGGATATGTGGTATCTGTGTAAGGAGAATGGATCATCATTGTGTCTG GATAAACAGCTGCGTTGGAGAATCAAATCATCAAGCATTTATACTTGCCCTTTTGATCTTCTTGCTCACTTCCGTGTACGGGATATCGCTGACCTTGAACACCATTTGTAGGGATAGAAGCCTCTTCACAGCCCTCTTCTACTGTCCTGGAGTTTACGCAAATTACAG CTCGGCTCTGTCCTTCACCTGTGTGTGGTACTCCGTGATCATCACAGCGGGCATGGCCTACATCTTCCTCATCCAGCTGATAAACATCAGCTACAACGTGACCGAGAGGGAAGTCCAGCAGGCCCTTCGGCAGAAGACAGGCCGCCGGCTCCTCTGTGGGCTCATCGTGGACACAGGCCAGTACAACAGGGGCTTTCTGCGCAACTGGTACCAGTTCTCCACCCTGGGCGCACACACGGTCCATGCCCCTGCCGAGGACATTGTCTGA